One Ochotona princeps isolate mOchPri1 chromosome 25, mOchPri1.hap1, whole genome shotgun sequence genomic region harbors:
- the FEZF1 gene encoding fez family zinc finger protein 1 isoform X1, with protein MDSSCHNPTTKMLATAPARGNVMNASKPLAFSIERIMARTPEPKALPLPHFLQGAVPKGDPKPSLHLNSSIPCMIPFVPVAYDPSSKAAVTGSEPRKTSLEAPAAPAVAPAAPAFSCSDLLNCALSLKGDLARDALPLQQYKLVRPRVVNHSSFHAMGALCYLNRGDGPCHPAAGVNIHPVASYFLSSPLHSQPKTYLAERNKLVVPAAEKYPSGVAFKDLSQAQLQHYMKESAQLLSEKIAFKSSDFSRGSPNAKPKVFTCEVCGKVFNAHYNLTRHMPVHTGARPFVCKVCGKGFRQASTLCRHKIIHTQEKPHKCNQCGKAFNRSSTLNTHTRIHAGYKPFVCEFCGKGFHQKGNYKNHKLTHSGEKQFKCNICNKAFHQVYNLTFHMHTHNDKKPFTCPTCGKGFCRNFDLKKHVRKLHDSSLGLPRTPAGEPGTDPPPPLQQPPPATLQPLQPQLPPPGPLQPGLHQGHQ; from the exons ATGGACAGTAGCTGCCACAACCCGACCACCAAAATGTTAGCGACGGCTCCGGCCCGGGGCAACGTGATGAACGCGTCGAAACCCTTGGCTTTCTCCATCGAACGAATCATGGCGCGCACCCCCGAGCCCAAGGCCCTGCCCTTGCCCCATTTCCTGCAGGGAGCCGTGCCCAAGGGGGACCCCAAGCCCTCTCTGCACCTCAACTCGTCGATCCCCTGCATGATCCCCTTCGTGCCCGTGGCGTACGACCCCAGCTCCAAGGCAGCGGTGACGGGCTCCGAGCCGCGGAAGACCAGTCTGGAAGCCCCGGCTGCGCCGGCTGTGGCGCCCGCGGCGCCCGCGTTCAGCTGCAGCGACCTGCTCAACTGCGCGCTGAGTCTCAAGGGCGACCTAGCCCGCGACGCGCTGCCCTTGCAGCAGTACAAGCTGGTAAGGCCACGTGTGGTCAACCACTCTTCCTTCCACGCCATGGGTGCCCTATGCTACCTGAACCGAGGGGACGGCCCGTGCCACCCGGCGGCCGGCGTGAATATCCACCCGGTGGCCTCCTACTTTCTCAGTTCCCCTTTGCACTCGCAGCCAAAAACGTATTTAGCCGAAAGGAATAAACTGGTGGTGCCCGCAGCGGAGAAGTACCCTTCGGGAGTTGCTTTCAAAGATCTGTCTCAGGCTCAGCTGCAGCATTACATGAAAGAAAGTGCCCAGCTTCTGTCGGAAAAAATCGCTTTCAAAAGCTCGGACTTCAGCCGGGGCTCTCCCAACGCCAAACCCAAAGTTTTCACTTGCGAAGTGTGTGGAAAG GTCTTCAATGCACACTATAACTTAACCCGTCACATGCCGGTGCACACAGGAGCCAGACCTTTCGTTTGCAAAGTGTGTGGAAAGGGTTTCCGGCAAGCCAGCACTCTGTGCAGACACAAGATCATCCACACGCAG GAAAAACCTCACAAATGTAACCAGTGCGGCAAAGCATTTAATAGGAGTTccactttaaacacacacacccgAATACACGCAGGTTACAAGCCCTTCGTGTGTGAATTCTGTGGCAAAGGATTTCATCAAAAAG GGAATTACAAAAACCACAAGTTGACCCACAGCGGGGAGAAACAGTTCAAGTGCAATATCTGCAACAAGGCTTTCCACCAGGTTTACAACCTCACCTTCCACATGCACACTCACAACGACAAGAAGCCTTTCACCTGCCCCACGTGCGGCAAGGGCTTCTGCAGGAACTTTGACCTCAAGAAGCACGTCCGCAAGCTGCACGACAGCAGCCTGGGGCTGCCCCGCACGCCCGCTGGGGAACCGGGCACAGACCCGCCGCCTCCGCTCCAGCAGCCGCCGCCCGCGACGCTGCAGCCTCTGCAGCCGCAGCTGCCGCCCCCTGGTCCGCTTCAGCCCGGGCTCCACCAGGGCCACCAGTGA
- the FEZF1 gene encoding fez family zinc finger protein 1 isoform X2 gives MDSSCHNPTTKMLATAPARGNVMNASKPLAFSIERIMARTPEPKALPLPHFLQGAVPKGDPKPSLHLNSSIPCMIPFVPVAYDPSSKAAVTGSEPRKTSLEAPAAPAVAPAAPAFSCSDLLNCALSLKGDLARDALPLQQYKLPKTYLAERNKLVVPAAEKYPSGVAFKDLSQAQLQHYMKESAQLLSEKIAFKSSDFSRGSPNAKPKVFTCEVCGKVFNAHYNLTRHMPVHTGARPFVCKVCGKGFRQASTLCRHKIIHTQEKPHKCNQCGKAFNRSSTLNTHTRIHAGYKPFVCEFCGKGFHQKGNYKNHKLTHSGEKQFKCNICNKAFHQVYNLTFHMHTHNDKKPFTCPTCGKGFCRNFDLKKHVRKLHDSSLGLPRTPAGEPGTDPPPPLQQPPPATLQPLQPQLPPPGPLQPGLHQGHQ, from the exons ATGGACAGTAGCTGCCACAACCCGACCACCAAAATGTTAGCGACGGCTCCGGCCCGGGGCAACGTGATGAACGCGTCGAAACCCTTGGCTTTCTCCATCGAACGAATCATGGCGCGCACCCCCGAGCCCAAGGCCCTGCCCTTGCCCCATTTCCTGCAGGGAGCCGTGCCCAAGGGGGACCCCAAGCCCTCTCTGCACCTCAACTCGTCGATCCCCTGCATGATCCCCTTCGTGCCCGTGGCGTACGACCCCAGCTCCAAGGCAGCGGTGACGGGCTCCGAGCCGCGGAAGACCAGTCTGGAAGCCCCGGCTGCGCCGGCTGTGGCGCCCGCGGCGCCCGCGTTCAGCTGCAGCGACCTGCTCAACTGCGCGCTGAGTCTCAAGGGCGACCTAGCCCGCGACGCGCTGCCCTTGCAGCAGTACAAGCTG CCAAAAACGTATTTAGCCGAAAGGAATAAACTGGTGGTGCCCGCAGCGGAGAAGTACCCTTCGGGAGTTGCTTTCAAAGATCTGTCTCAGGCTCAGCTGCAGCATTACATGAAAGAAAGTGCCCAGCTTCTGTCGGAAAAAATCGCTTTCAAAAGCTCGGACTTCAGCCGGGGCTCTCCCAACGCCAAACCCAAAGTTTTCACTTGCGAAGTGTGTGGAAAG GTCTTCAATGCACACTATAACTTAACCCGTCACATGCCGGTGCACACAGGAGCCAGACCTTTCGTTTGCAAAGTGTGTGGAAAGGGTTTCCGGCAAGCCAGCACTCTGTGCAGACACAAGATCATCCACACGCAG GAAAAACCTCACAAATGTAACCAGTGCGGCAAAGCATTTAATAGGAGTTccactttaaacacacacacccgAATACACGCAGGTTACAAGCCCTTCGTGTGTGAATTCTGTGGCAAAGGATTTCATCAAAAAG GGAATTACAAAAACCACAAGTTGACCCACAGCGGGGAGAAACAGTTCAAGTGCAATATCTGCAACAAGGCTTTCCACCAGGTTTACAACCTCACCTTCCACATGCACACTCACAACGACAAGAAGCCTTTCACCTGCCCCACGTGCGGCAAGGGCTTCTGCAGGAACTTTGACCTCAAGAAGCACGTCCGCAAGCTGCACGACAGCAGCCTGGGGCTGCCCCGCACGCCCGCTGGGGAACCGGGCACAGACCCGCCGCCTCCGCTCCAGCAGCCGCCGCCCGCGACGCTGCAGCCTCTGCAGCCGCAGCTGCCGCCCCCTGGTCCGCTTCAGCCCGGGCTCCACCAGGGCCACCAGTGA